catttctgccacataaGAAAATGTGTTGGAAAAGAACTAAATGACGACAAAAGTGGAAAGTATGAAATACTAAGTTACTAAGTTGACATTTTTGTGactttttatatcatatatatttatttcttgtattttttgacttataaaagtcataattgtaacaaagaaaaaaatctatatttatctCAATTtcaacttaaagctgcagtaggtaacttttgtaaaaatatattttttacatatttgttaaacctgtcattatgtcctgacagtagaatatgagacagataatctgtgaaaaaatcaagctcctctggctcctcccagtgtcctattgccatttgcagaaatacatcgctcccggtaaaaaacaaccaatcagagctgcggtccgtaactttgtttgtgttcaaaatgtagaaaaatgtatataataagcgagtacaccatgaatccattttccaaaccgtgtttttagcctgtcctgaatcactagggtgctcctataataagtgtttatattcggactattttagattgcttcgggggtaccgcggcggagtaacccagtacctttgtgattcttcatagacataaacagagagaagtagttccggctacgatgttcttccgcaagacacaagcagttctgtttattaaccgctagagcgtcaaaagttccctaccgcagctttaagtcatAACTATGATTTAACAAAGTATGATTTTGTTATATGATGGTAATAGGCTTCCATATTTGTAATAGATATATGTATGTtgaaattatttacttttaatgttataattatgcttttttatctcataatttctaCTTTTCTTATACATGATGCCCCTTTtgactagtaaaaaaaaatgaattctcaATGTTATATAGATATTTTATCTCATCTTTTTGACttatttaaattatgatttaacaAAGTGTAATTTTAAACTTATAATTATATACTATAATttcaacataaatatatatatttttttattcttattggtTTACAATACTatgattttgttttcttatttggCGGAACTGGGCTTCCATAGTTCTAACAACTTACACAGGTTGAGAAATTAACTGACGAATTAAAAGActttactatatatttataataccGTAAATAGGTTCCTGTAAAATTCAGTTGTTTGACAAAGTTGTAGTGAGTAGGTTTACCTGCACTCTGTGTGATGAGCGCTGTGAAAACTGGACGACGAGGAACCAGTGGCAGATTTTGAGCTGAACACAAAGACATGAAGAAGCAGAAGTCTAATATTACACTCAATCATGTGGTTGCAaatttcatttagaaatgagTTTTCAAAGCAACCGATCCCTACCTTTCAAATCAGGAAGAAAGAAAACACTCAAACGGTCTTGCAAAAGTCGAGTACTCATAGTTATGTgtttgttcaaatcactaacCTTCAGCATGAGCTTTATAATTGTGATTCTTGTACCTCTTGGTGCTTCCTGGGCTGCAGCTGGCCGAGGAATGATGATGTCGTGAGCCTCCGACACTGGAGTCGTGAGCGCTGTTCATGTCCACATCCTCGTGCGTCTGCTCTCCTCCGCTCTCCTCACAGCCTGCTGAACTCTCCTCTCTGCTGCTCCTTCCTCGCTGCTCCTCGGCTTCCTCCTCCTCACCTGAACCCGATCCGGACCCTGCTCCGCTGGTCCCGGGGTCCTGCCCGCTGTTAGCATGGTCCGTCTGTCCCGAATGCTTGCTGGATCCTGGAGAAGAGATCTCCTCTTCTCCATCGAGAAAGCCGTCTCCTCCCGGCATTTCCCACAAGTTCTCCTCGGACCGCTGCCCAATGCTACTGAAGCTCTGATCCAGAATCGAGATGCTCCGATGACTTTGTCCACATTAAAAATGAAGGTCTATAGAGAAATCCATGGGGATGATGATGTTTGACTAGCTGGTTACATACAGTCTTCCACTGAAAGAACTGCAAAAGAAACACAAATACTTTAAATGTCAGAACcactaaaagtgtgtgtgtgctcatgtttttgtgacatatcaggaaacaactctgtataatgacatgggtatgacacatgtattacaaggagagggtgacttatgaggacataacccatgtctccatttttcaaaacgcctttaaatcatacagaatgagtttttttgagaatgtaaaaatgcacaaagtttatatatatatatgtgtgtgtgtgtatatacaaatatattaattaatagttaacattttattttagatatttcaaatgaacatttagaaatatttaatatattttattttaaattcattaaatatattGCATCATTTTGTGTATattgaaataacatttattctaatataatatttaacaaaaatatttacattgtccagaaaaatagtttttttaattactcTTTTTATTTATCCAGAAATTGCTTTTTTTGTGCTAATTTTCATACTATATTTTAGCATTTGAAGCTCTACAATTTTTTATTTGGAAAGTATGTTTTCTCAAACATTTTACAGTTTATATtcattgaaatataatttgaacatggcatatcaatatGATGCATTATGCTTTTTAGAGGAGGTTACATACATTGCCCAGGAAAAAATAAGCAAGAAAACAACAAATTCACCATATTACATCTCATTAACGACTGGAATTAGTGTATTATGAAGATGAGGTGTTGTTTTGCACATGCAGCACAAGAACAATCCAAAAGCCTGATGGTGCTTTGGACAAAGATGACCAATGAAGTGTATAAAAAGTTTATCTTTGTCCAAGGTGCCTCATAAGTACATTTATTACAGGTGAAGTGACCGAAGATCTCTGTAATTTGGGACATCAAATCTTTCATCCAACAACCTTCAGACTACATTTTGTCGATTTATGCagatcattttattatttgtcaGACAAAAACTGGAAGTCAGATTACTTATCAGTATACACCAAAGTATCATAATTTGTTCTGGCTTCACAAACATCACTAAGTAATCCCAGATGATTTTCTGCATATACTCGGTACTCTTGTTTGGACACACAGTGACGTCTCACAGGGCCGTGACCTGTCTGTGTAACGACTGCTGTCGTTTGTACAGAGACTCTGACGCAGTCGATCTCTAAATAGGCTGTGTCAGAGTAGGACTAGGTCAGGTATTAAAACTCAGGttttaaaaatgaccaaatagACTTGCTGAACCTCATCTGTGCATAATTCAGACAGACCTCTCTGCTCATTTTAAAACACACAGGCTTtggttataaatataaaaagaccaaataaattaaaaatatgtatgttgtatatatatatatttttttttttttttttttttcaaaatggtaCTAAACTAACCCtgcctatctatctatatgtatgtgtatgtatatatctgCATGGCTATTTGGGCAACTTTGAGTAAGATAAAACTCAAAACAACTCAAACAACAGAAAGCCAAAAATGCATTTCAGCAGAACAGGGCGGCAATCTGTGCTTTCAGTAAATATGCATCATAATTATGTGATTATATAATACTGGTCATGTATGCACATACAATTCTTTGTCATACACATTTATGCAACACTGTTTCTTTATCTCAAGTCTTTACTACAAAAAAACATTATCGGATCTTTTGCAAAAGGTAATGATCTTTACAGACCTTTACTGTGAACAATAAAATGCTACATGTATCTTTACTTTACTCGTTTTTACACAGTTAAAAGCTAAGATAAGCTGATGCATGTCCTCAGGTTACACAGACCAGATGTAATGAAACTCCTTGTGTTCTGGTGAATCAGCTGTATGGGAAACAGCACTGGGACCCCAAAAAGGATTCAACAGACCAAAAGAAGGAAAACTAGATTTGAAgcagaagtgtgtcatttctggaAAAGTAAAgacttttcaaacaggtttcccagaTAGTGCTGCTCTAAACTCATTCAGTGCTGCTGTTGGTATTGGGCTGGTTGTATTTACagcaattttttattagtaaaatcaatctatgaatatatatatataaggtgaccagatttctgaaatgaaaactgGGGACATTTCCCAGTGTTCAAAATATCATTGATATCTCTCGTGATTATCTACAAATTAAAAAACAGGGACAATAtatctgtgcatgtttttgtttttttaattgttgtggtttacatatattaatatgaCAGCTGCAGTCGGGGACACGACACCAAAACAGGGATGTCTGGTCACCTTAGCTTATGCATTTCACCAtcagaaaaataattacataagtTCACATGAATATAACTGGTATGTCTCTGACACTCAGACCCTCGTTTGTGATACATCTGCTGATATTTAGCAATTATTTGACTTTCTTTAAAGGATGATATTGCTGATATTTGGCCAGTTGTTACCTACCCAGACATGCCTGATTAACAGCGCCAGTTTCATTGATATCTTGATATGGTGCAGTTTCTCGAAGTATGACATTTTAGTAAATATTGCATGTTTGCAAAGTTGCATTAGGCTGCATTCGCATCCACCCTGCTCTAATTCATGGCATCATCAATGGGAAAATCCATAACAGTTGACCACACATTTCCAAGCCTGTGTGTAACCTGATTCTCAAATGAATATTAGGCTACTGGTTTAAATAGGATACAGGTGGTTAATCACAATTATTATCAAATTTtcaataataaacaataacaaaGTACTTTACAGGCTCATTCGCAAAACTCCTAAGTTCTATAGAACCACCTTAAGAAAGTAAACACTAATAATAACTCATGGAAATGCATATAATAGTTATTTCACAAGacaatattttgatattaaaCAACATACCTCCACTATCACACCTGACCTATTCACACATCAATTAAGATTCGCCtgagtaaaaacaacaacaacaaaaaacaccctCTATAGTTTTCACATTCATAACAAACCCACTAGACAGAATATTATATATTGTGATATTGTGATACTGATGCTCGCCCCCGCCACTGCACATGCACGGCCACGAGTCTACTTACAGAAAGATATTCACCTAATTCCCACAGTCTGACCCAAACATCTCACACAGACTATCCAAGCTGACAAAACATAAAAGTGTAAAAGaaatcagtcatttaatttagcAAATGTCAAGTCAGATGGGCGGTGCGTATGTAGATCATTAATAACTTGATTATAATGTGGTATAGGCCTACCTTAAATCGTAGAAGTCTTGACGTATTAAAACATCACAGCACTATTATATCTAGAAATGTGTTTCGTGCGCTTGAGATGCGTTAAACATGAGTACTTACTTGATGTTTATGTTCAATAATCACTTGCTCCAGTTCCTCGTGCGTCCCTCCATTACTCCTCCGGAACGCAACACATCAGCCCCACGTGAGTCTGGCCGACCGGAGCCACGCCTTCTCAAATCCCATTGGTCGGAGCGTCCTCCCACAGTGACAGTCTGATTGGTCAATGGGCGTGGTCATGACGCTAGTCTAGCCGAGGATGCGGCTGGACTCACGTGTATGACCATGTTATACAATCAATGAAAACAATGGCGTAGCAGTGGAGATATCACGTTGTAACGAACGGTTTTAACCGCTTAAATCAGGCCACACATCGTACGGGGGGGGATTACTTGTGTTAAATAACTAAAAAacgtaaaataatataatttgccATCACTACATGGGCACATACGTTCAATTCATACATTTCGCGCAGGGTTGAGCGCGCATGAACGGACGCGCGCATTTGCAGCGCACCaagtgcatatttatttttacgCGGACGAAAGCTGCAATGCTATTATGATTTCTGAGCTTTGAACTTGCTGTTAAAAAATGCGTCAATGAAAAGCGTAACATTTTGTAAGCAGATCAACGACGGTAGGATCCGCACTAACACTAAAACAGAAAATTGCTCAAACATGTTGAgagatgcaaactcagaataatATGAGACATTTAATTCTAGGAGATTTAAACtgaattgcaaaatgtaaacttggagtttcaagaaaaaaaattcaatttatatttcacaattgcaATTCTGACTTATTGTAGTATTAGTGAACTggaaatgtcacgactttcattcaaatcagaaatcattctcattaaTTTGGCACTAGAAAATACTTTATCCTAGATTAAATGTGAAAAATCACGATGTCTTTTGAACAAAGTTAGGTTTCAAGAATGGTCAAAAAGAAACATCTTTGTTGAAACCCCTCAGTCTGTTGCTGTTTTGAGAGTTAATGGCTGTTTCACAGGTAGATGATGTGCACTCCTGTCTTGACAGAAGATTGTAAACTGGATTAAACCAGCACAATGGCAGTAGTGGATGCACAACAACTGGAGGACAAGTACATCAGAACATCTCTTCTCCTTGAAGAACACAAAGTTTGAACAGTATCTGAAATAAAAACTTCTACTGTAATCTATACAGCCTCTGTGAGTAAAATGCGAGTACTAAAGGATGTTAAATCTGTGTTTTATTGAGCCATCACAGGCAATTCAACAGGTTTAACAGTGTGTAAGGCCACACTATAGAATTGCACTTGTTTACAATTTATACACATGTGAGATATACAaagatacatacaaaaaaaaaaaagctcagataaacaaaaattaaatgttttggcaCCGTGAGTGAgaagtgaataaaaaaacaaaattcaaTACTACTGAAATATCATAAAGCAAAGATATTTCGTAACAAACTATTTCTACTTAAGGCAACGTATATAATGCAGTTAAATTATTAGTGAATTATCACTTCAAAATACAATCTTTCAATAAGATATCAAACTTACATACACCATTTTTATGTAGATATTCTGAGTAAAATCAGAGTAGAGTTGTGTGCTGTTGTTACGGGACGGCAGTGGAGCTGTTTAAAGGCACGTCTGTGGTTGTTCAGGAAAGGCTCTTATGTCTTGTTGGCACAGAAAGACTCTGACGCAGTGAAAACAAGAGTGTCAGATTACTGCCGTCCACTGAAAGAGTCCATGAGGGATTCATCAATGAGATCTTGGCAAATGGCTTTCACAAGATCTTTGGTCAATATGTCTTGGCCTCTAAATGATAGCAAAATGACTTCTATATTATCATGGAAGTGTGGTTTTTGGATTATTTTGTAACCTTTACACTGTCAGTCACTGTTCTGTGGTTTGCACAGAGGAGTGTTAGATGTGCATGGAAATGGCATTCTGTAACATTCAAATCcttgttattaaaaacaaaaactaaaaaaaaaaaaaaaaccattgagGATAGTTTACAAGATATGCTTTTGAAAATCAGCAGGTTAGAACGTAATGGAAGAGCGTTCGTTCGTTATATCTCTTCCTTCTGAAGTCGATAGATAAGACTTCATATCCTGTTCTTTTCTTCCGATTATAACCAGATTTCTGTCTTTATGACTGCGTCCAGACTGAGAGAGACAAAAAGAGCAGggtttagatttaatattaatatactttCATAAGCCAaccatatatttaataataatcaaatacatTCAGCTGACGTCTCATGATCAGTGTCATTTTGAGCATCTGCCACCCCTGTTAGGGAGTTAAAGAGGAGTGAATACTTTGATACTCACTGATAATGATGACAATAATGACAAGAACCACGGCTATCAAAATGGCCCACATCTGCAAAGACAATAAACAAGAacatattgtcatttggtgccTTAAGTTCAAATGTTATCCACTTTTTATTGAGAATATATTATTTGCTACCTGCTTTAGCAATGACCACTTTTCGTATATTATTCTCATCTTCATAATACAAACacactataataaataaatgtcctgtttttatttatttaaatgaaatgaccTTTATATTTCTTAATTACGATGAGCTTTTGTGAGCACAAAAACTAACCTCTGTAATTTTACAATAagacaaaacaaattattttttttgcatattagtGTCTTCATTTTTTGCATATGATCTTATGGGAAACACAGAAGTTATACTATCCTTATACTATAGCATAAAACAGTATGACACTAGTATAACACTATCTACACTATAGTATACACAGAGTTATGCTACAGTTATATGTTATTGTTATACTGCAGATGCATGAAGAACACAACTCAAAAACTGGGAGCAAATATTTTAGAAAACATCCAATCATCTCTGGAgccttaatatttaataaacgtATCTCAACTAAATGAGTGTATGATATGATCTTTCCTGTGCATCCTTGATATACCTTGCAGTTCTTCCACCAGTACTTCCTCTTGAGTTTGGCAGCGTTGGTCTCAAACTGGGAAGCACCGGCCTGCAGGGCATCGGCACGATCATCCAGCTCAGACAGCTTCTGGTCTCGTTCCATGACCTTATCGACGTTCACTCTCATGATGTCCACCACCTAGATCAACGAGAGGATTCCTTAGAAAAACTGTGGAGAAGTGATGCTAAGGGCTGGAAAAGTAATCAAGATCTAGGAATCTTGCCATGTGTGTAAACCATCAGCTGTGTGAACACCACTGCAGGTTTATTAATCAGTTTAATGATGTGAGACTTTTGGCAGCATGGCTGGAGACGACTTCTTAAAACCAGACAAGCAGAAGGATCATGTCATTTAGTGAGCAGCGTCCCATACTTACGGCACAGTGAGAAACAATGTCATAACCTGTACCATCATGATTATCCTGCAACATTCACCTGTTCCCAATGAAAGCAAAAATGCTGTGGGATACAGAGTAAAATCACAGCAAATCTGACCATATTTGATATTAAGTGGGACGGAGTaggattttggaccaatgagatttcacagAACTACACATAATACAATGTGACAAATGTTTTGTtgctagtaaaaaaaataaaaaaaataaaaataaaagtaaggccttaaaaaacaaaatagaCTTACAATCTATGTGGCAAGAGATGTCCAACTAGGTCAAGCCTagacaaatattttcttttgattaAACCAGTCTGTGTCAGAGCTATTACACATCTACGGTACAATCTGCAGCTTTGTGACTTTTAGTTCTGTTGACTGAAATACATGGATAaatactcaaaagtttggggtcagtaagatttgtaaaaataaattgatcGACAATGCAACTTATGTTACAAAATACCTATAAACAATGGatttcaaccaaaatatgaagcagcagaactgttttcaatattgatattgagaaatgtttcttgagcagcaaatcagtatattacattttgaaacatATTCAAAACAGAGAAACTATTTAAAACAGCAATAaaatttaagtcttttttttaattttttactgtatttcctgatcaaataaatggagcctcATTGAgcataaaagttttttgttttaggcaacattttaacattatatatGCTAATGTACTCCTAAAAGTTAACAAAAATAACTTCTGCTTTTAAAAATTTCTTTCTGGAAAACAAACCATGAACACTGATGATTCATCTTGCCTGGAGtgcatttttctattttttagaATGAGAACATCACTGCCCCTTAAAACCACTCATCAACAATCTatacaaaaaaagattaaaatagaaTAAGGAAAACAGTACCTGATAAAGTTTTGCATGTCCATGcacactttaaaatacatttcaactgTATGACTGTGTTTGAAGAGTCAATACATAACATATAACTTTTTCTTACTGGGATGAACAGAATTTGATGCATTATTTGTGCGCTTACACTTCGATCTACtcaaaaagtatgtttttagtttattatctgtttatgttttattctttatcAAATATAGAAGATTTAGAGAATGACATAATATCATGTTGCTTATATTCGATCTGAACAATCTTTACATCTTCAGCAGATGTTTTAAGTAATggaaagcatgaaaaaaaatccCGTTATACTGTTATAATACAATTGCATAACCAAGTCAATAGCAACGGCACACAAACATCTTAGCCTCCTCGTATGCGCTCTAGTGCTCCACAAACCCTGTTGCAGGGTGATGTAGCTCCGCCCCTTTAAGAGAGATCAGTGTGGAAGGGGAGCCAGCGTGTGCAGATACATGTTTCACTTGCATAACCGAAGTGACGGGGCGTTACATAACCGACCGGCAGCCTATGAGCTCGCACCAGACTGAACGAAGACATCTGACGGGAGAGGTCAATGGGGATAAAGTGTGCAGAGACCTGTTATATGTCCTGGTGTAAAATTCCTTGAACAGAAATCATGTGGTGAGCTGCAGAAGAGATGTGTAAAAACTGCTGACAGATTATGTTGCTCACTTTAGGGAggaacagaaagaaagagagagagagagtgaaagagaaagtAGAACCTTCTATAAAATTTAAACTGCATATCATTTACCGTAAATCAAATTTTGAAATGAGATGCATGTATAGAGGGCCTAAAACTAACTTTTTGCCAGACCTGCCAATGGCTAGTGACTTAAAagccagaatattttttttaccgGCTACAGAAAAAAGGTTTCAATACCTCCTAAACTAATAGctaaaacaatataaatttaatgtctacatttttaaagaaatcagttGTAAAATAAGAGCAAATAAAAtaacaagcaacagcacaaaatCGCCTACTATACAAAGATACAAATGGAAATGGTGCATTTCTGGCAGGTGTCTAACAGTGATTTTCAGGTAGCCTATAGAAATGTTAGAAATTATGCTAATAAGATAAAACTATAGTCTTTATATCTTTTTTAATGTTCTATAGCAgtgattgattgttttttttgatCAACATTAAAAACACAGACAACAGCAGGATTACTGGTGGCAACAGTTGGGCTTCTAACCCAAAggtcgcaggttcgagtctcCCTGTCAGCAGGATAccagagtatgggttaccatacttggcgaatgtcacgactttcactttttcaccaATTAGAATTCTGTGTCTATCAATATGCAGAGCATTGTCCCCGTTTATGTTCTCACAACACTGCACTGTTAGAATTTAACACAGTTTCATTTATTcgctaactttttttcttttctttttttaactcgCATTTGGTTCTTGGCGAGTGTTATTTTAGGCCCTGAATTTATATGTACACATACCTTGATTTGAAGgatttcatgtttaaaaaaatatttgctaatgctcaccaaggctgcatttattgatcgaaaatacagtaagaacagtaatatcattaaataattaattataggaataaatattgtaaatcaaatattaataattaaatatttacaattccaaatatctgttttctatttaaatatgttttatctgaattttcagcatcattactccagtcttcagtgtcaaatgagccttcagaaatcattctaataatctgatttgctgtttaaaaataaatgtagtaatatagtgtaaataaatgtatatttatatacaaatatagtaCAGTTAGAGGTTTGTTCTAATAAATAGTATAGTTTATTTGTCTTTGCCTGTAGAAAGAACTGTGATTTGCTTCAAATATTTATCTACTTTATTGTGTAtaaattttatatgtattttcacTTGGATTTGATTTCTTCTATGAAATTAACATTCTACTTGATATGCAGTGGTGAGTAATTTTGCTCATGAGCGACTGTGCTTGCGTCTTGTCATGTTGCTGTTGATGAAACAGTGTAGAATGTGACTAAACAGGTTGataaacagatgaaaaaaaagcTGTCCATGTGCATGTCTGGCTGTATATTTGGATATGCAGTGGCCACCTGCTGCTCATTTCatgaaacacatttactgcactAATTTTGTCTTACATAACCATATAATgagtaaatgaatacatttaaataagaaaaataaattattttctagtAGTTTTAAGGAAAATTGGGAATTTAGCAGTAGACAAAACATATCATTATAGCTTGTATTTGATGTGTCGCCCAAAAACAGAAGGGTACAGACTTGTATTGTTTACAGTGATAATATTGAAGTCATGTCTGCAATGGGAGGAGTCTTAAAgctattttaaatattcaatGAGAGCATTAGTCATTGTACATTGTTATGGAGTTGTCCTGGGATTGTTTAACTGTTCGCATCACACTGAGACACAGAAATCAAGTCAACTGTTTATGGCCAGCCATGAAGAACACTGGGAAACGGTGTCAGGTGTGTGTTCTTACCTCATCCACCTGTGCCTGTGTCTGCTGCAGTTTGCGGTTATTCCCAGACATCCCTGCAGGACCAGATCCATCTGCACCCGGAGCGGACCTATGacacagaaagagaaaaccaTTTTACATGTCACATGttatagaaaaaaaagacataattgtCAGGTTAGCTGGAAAAATCtaagaaatcaaaagaaaaatctACTGGAGAGGACAGTATTTGATTTTAAAGTCAATAAGGCCTAGCAAAACATACTCTGTACTGATTTGGGCTGTGTATTGTGAGTTGATTTAGTCAGAAAGCATCTGTTGTGCACATAAATGTCCTGTTGTGTTATTCTAATAGAAATCTAGTGTGGCAAACAGCATGTGATATTCTAATGCCACCTAGTGGCATATTGACTACATAAATTCTAAAAAATTAAGATTCCAAATGAGATGCCATATAACCATCATTTTTGATTCCCCAAACaccctttcagtgaacagttcttaaaatatttataatcttAAAGTTTTCCCAACTATATAGAATCTCTTGTGGACTGGAAATATcctatggatgttaaaggttattCATGGGATCATAgaagccaataaagaacctttattttgttattttatagtgGAGTAATTACAGGTTGGAATGAGCAGGGTGAGCTGCATAAAAGACACCTAAACAAACACGAAGTGCTTTTTTCAAACAAATACCAAAaagagaattataaaaaaaaaaaggaagtacaGGTAAGACGTGgtgtgaaaacaaagaaaaaagaaggtTGGATATAACATTCAATACACTTTGAACAGGTTCATAATCAAAACCTccatatacagtggggctcgaaagtttgggcaccctttgcagaatctgtgacaATGCGagttattttcaaaaaataagagagatcatactaaatgcatgttattttttatttagtactgtcctgagtaagatattgtacataaaagatattaacatttagtccacaagacataaaaaatgctgaaattattaaaataaccccactcaaaagtttgggaacccttggttcttaatactgtgtgctgttacctgatgatcctcgactgtctttctgttttgtgatggttgtgcatgagtcccttgtttgttctgaacagttaaactgagcagctttctttagaaaaatctttaaggtcctgcagattcttcagttttccagcatctttgcatatt
The genomic region above belongs to Carassius gibelio isolate Cgi1373 ecotype wild population from Czech Republic chromosome A11, carGib1.2-hapl.c, whole genome shotgun sequence and contains:
- the LOC128022070 gene encoding vesicle-associated membrane protein 3-like encodes the protein MSAPGADGSGPAGMSGNNRKLQQTQAQVDEVVDIMRVNVDKVMERDQKLSELDDRADALQAGASQFETNAAKLKRKYWWKNCKMWAILIAVVLVIIVIIIIWTQS